The segment AGTCAACCCAGCCACATTCCCGAGGTGGAACGTTGTCCACTTGGGTGGGTGATGAGGGGACGATGGTGACACGATGTCCATGCTCCATTGCAGAGCCCGGAGCTGAAGGTGCCGTCATTCTCCATGTTCGATTTGGTCTCCACCTTTTGCAATGACATTGTCAGCTCTGCCCAGAGCTTCATCTCCTCCACCTGGACCTTCTACCTGCAGGCGGACGATGGCAAAGTCGTGGTGTTTCAGGTGGGGGTGTCCCGCGTCCCCTCTCTGCTGGGTGCCAAGAGGGGTGGGGACCCCTTTCCTCACCgcttcctccctttttcccttccgACCCATCAGTCCCAGCCGGAGATGGAGTATCTGGTCCCCGAGGCTCAGGAGATGCAGCCGGAGCAGCCGCCACGGCCGGGGCCGGGGTCCAGCCCCCGcgtcccccagccccacacaggtGCCGGGGGGGGATGTCCAGGCTGGCGGGGGGGGGTTGGGAACCTCCAAGCCTTCCTGGCGCTCATCTGATCTCTCCAGAGCTAAATAAATTACCCGCTCCTCAGCTCTGATTAGCTTCCCTCGCACCGCACCCACGCGGGGGGCGACTCCGGAATGGGGACCCGCTCCGAGAAGCTGCTGAGATGGTCTGCACCCCCTCAGTGGGGAGGGGGTCCtttggggggagaggggaccCCATGGTGCGCTGGCAGGGGCTGAGGAGTGGGCTCGGCATCGCTTTTGCCCTTGCAGACCCCCGGGTGATGGGGGACAAGCCCCCCGCGAAGGAGCCGCGCGGCAAAGCCAAGGCGCAGAACGCGGACCCCCCGCAAGCGGAGCACGACTTCCTCGGCTGCATGTCCAAGTAGGTGGGGAGGGGTCCCCAGGGGAGCCTGGACCTGCTGGATGCACTGGAGAAGAtgctcctcttcccccccacccTGAGATTCCCACCTCGTGCCCTGCCATAAACCCGTCCTTTCTCCTTGGTGGGGGGCCGTGGGGTGCTACAGGCGCTCGGGGCTTCCTCGCTGGATCCTGGCCGcctgcctcttcctctccatcATGGTGATGCTGTGGCTGAGCTGTGCCAGTTTGGTGACGGCCCCCGAGCAGCACGTCAAGACCCAGGTATGGCGCTCAGGGCACTCGGGGGGGGGGTCTTATGGGGGTCCCCGACACCTTGGGTCTCCCCGTCACGTTTGGGTGAACCTTGCAGGGCTGAGGTGTGGCCATAAGGGGTTGGTGGTCCCCTGGCCTTGCCGGCGTGTCCATGCTGTCCCCAGACAGCCCCACGGTGTCCCCAGCGTGGGGACAAAGAGGTTCCGTCCCCTACTCCAGGGCTGCGCGGTCCCTTCTGCCTCTCTTCCAGCCTCTGAGCATCAATGGGGACAAGGAGTACCTGGAAGACCTGGATGGTTCCGGCACCTTCCCCCTGCCGCCCGTCATCACCGTCACCCTCTGCCCCGGTGGCGAGGACGCGGGGCCGCTGCCCCTCAAAGTCGACCTGGACAAGACGGTCCTGTAGCTCTCCCGCCCCTTCCCATCACCTCCATGCCACCTCCCTGTCACCGTCCCCACGGCATCACCCCTGGTCCTGCTCCGCCACCCCACGTCCCAGCTCCTGGTGGGACACCTCTGGCACTGGGGGTCCGGGGGATGCTCTGGATCGGTCCCGCGCTCCTCCCCAGGGACAGCGGCTGCGGAGGAGGCTCCCGGGAGCCGGGCTGTGGCTTTGCCTCCTCCATAGATGTCCTTTTTGCTGGGGTTCTGGTTTTCCAGCCCTGGAGAGCCAAGAGAGGAGCTGCCAGAgtggggaggctgaggggaaccCGTCCTCGTAGCGGGGTGGTCCGTCTCCTCCCGCCCGGAGCCCCCGGGGCCCCACAGCCCTCGGGCGAGGGTCCAGCgctgggcaggagggagccGGCTGCCGTGGGGGATGGAGAGGCAGCATTCTGGGCTCTGGCTCGGCAAATCCTGGCCTCCCACCTTAGGCTGAGCCTCCAAGGCGCCGGCTTTGGCCCTGGGAACTCCCTTCCATTGGCCGGAGCCGCTTGCCTTGGGGAGCCGAAACGTGGCGAATGGATTTGGCGTTGGCAGCCGGAGAGAAGAGCGGATCTTGCCGCCTCCGTGCCCACACGAGGACCCAGCCGGCTCCTTCCCAGAGCCGCGGAGGGGCCCCAGGATggctccttcccttccttcccctgcccttccctgccctgtgATGCCTTTGGCCCCAACGCCAAAGCAGGGGTTGACCAAGCAGGGGACGAGGCGGTGATTCCTCGCATCCTGCTCCTGCCTTGTGCCCGAGCTCAGGCGGGAGGTGGGAGCCGCTGGGATGCCTCCACCCTGGGCTCAGCATCCCTGCCCAGCGCCGGCAGGGGCTCAGCCTGCGGGGCTGTAGCGGATGGCAGCACCTCATTATGACCACCAGCCTCGGGTCCCCCGGCTTGCAGCGCTGCCCTGGGCTCTCCCAGCCAAGCAGGGATCCCCTCGGCtcaccccagcacagcccttcGGTGTGGAGGggtcccctccctcccctctgctcccaccGCCGGGCTCGGGGCAGGCTGGGGCATCCCCCCCCGTCTCCCTGCCGTTGTCCATCGCTTGACCTCGCGCATCATTTTGTGGTTTGGTTCGCACCGGCATGTGGTCCCCCGGCCCCCCGTGGGGACACCGCTGCGATTGGGAGGGACGGCTCAGCAGCGGCAgtccctgccttcccttcaGCCACCTAACATGTCTGTACGGGTTAACTTATTACCGTGACTCCCTCCCCGTGGGTTTTGGGGCTCTCTGTGTGTGCCGGCTGCTCCCCGGCTCTCAGCGGTTTCGGGGGGCCgtgttggggtgggggggtctcATCCCCATCCCGCACCGGTTTTGTGCTGCTCCGTATCACTTTCACCTGTGCAACATATCTGGGGGAGGGGAacggggctggggagggggtgggggggggtctCGTGTCCGTTTTGGGGTTCACTTTCCGTTGTCGCTTTTTGGCCGCTCGGCTCATTGTGAAGCTCGGTGGAGTCTGTGCTGTTGGCCGTTGGCTGTTGTAATTCCCAGGGTGCGACCGCACCGGGCTGGATGTTTtgaggcggggggagagggcAGAGCCCCCCCTGCTTCGGTTCCAAAGGGCAAACCCAGCCCCAGGCTGGCTGGGCGGCGCGGGCggaggggaaataaaaggtTTGTATGGGATCCCGTGAGTCGGTGGCTTCACAGGGTGCTCGTTGGGCGCGTGGGTGCAGGAATATTCCCAGCTCACCGTCCTGTCTTTGCAAGCTGAGCCAGGATGAAACCACAGCCAAAGAGGAGAGCAATCCCCTGCTCGGGCAGCGTTGCACGGCCACGGAGCGCTGCTCCTCTCCGCTGCAGCCTGCGGGGACGGCAGATTTGCTGCATGGAGGGGTTCAACATGAAGCATCCAAGGAGATGCTGCGTTCCCCGGGGAGCTCGTACCAGTATCCGGGCAGTGAATGGGCTcggggggtgctgggagggtgCGCGGTGGGCTCTGGGGGTGCCGGGAGGGCTCAGAGGGAGCGGGGAGGGTGCGCGGTGAGCAGGGAGCTGTGCACCCAAACGCGAGCACCCAtcagctgcagggaggaggaggaggagatggcagCAGGGAGGATTCCATGCTCATGCTCACGCATGCATATAAAGAAAGGCTGAGCaaaaagggttttttccccactgaaaaATGCCCGCTGGCGCCTGGGCACCCATTTCGAGGAAGGAAAGCATAACTGGGGCTGTGCACGCACGCGACACGTCAGCAGAACGTGCTGCGGCTGCATGCTCGAGGGCCGGGACGCGCTCGCACGTGCTTGCGCCCACCTTTCCCCCGCGGCGTGTGTTTTTCCTGGCGCAGCGCCCACGTCCACACCGCAGTCGAGCTCTCCCCATGCCAAGCACGACACAAAAGCTCACGCAAAAAGGCCTGGAGGCTCGTTTTTAGCACTTCAGTAGCTCAGCGGGGTCCTGTCTTCAGAGCCAGCAGCGGCACAGGGCCCCCGCGGAGCTGGTGCTGGCGCTGGCCTCGGCTCCTTGTTTTCTCCAGGATGCGGAGCCGGGAATGGGGAGCCCCGCCGAGAGCTGCGGATGGATGCTGGGGTGCTCAACGCGAGTCCCAACCAAAGAAGGATCTCCAAAGGGGATGCTGAGCTTGTTCCGCTGCCTGCCAGCAGCCTCCGCTGCCAGCGCTCGGCCCCCGCCTGTCCCTAAATCGGGGGTGCGATGTCACCCCCACGCAGCGCCGGGTGCTGGAGGGGAGCGCTGCGCTCCGCGGGTTGGGCTCAGCTCAATAAACCGAGGGATGGGTTTTCAGCTCActgcctgccctgcagaggATGCGTTTCCCGGTCGATGGCATCTGGGGGGGATGCAGGGTGCTGTGGGGCGCCTTGGGGTCCCGCGGTGGCCATAGGGGGTCAGGCATTGGCAGGACAAGAGAGAAAGGGTGAGAGGTAAGAGCACAGCACTGGGCAGCCTTTGGGTTAGGTGCAGGCTgaggagacagaggaagaagCCCCCCCGGCCGCGGCCAAGCCAAGCGTCCCCAGGATGGAACGCTGGGGCTGTGATTCTCCAGCATTTTCCATACGGATCCCAGCGCCGATTGGGGTGCCGGCAGCCGCTCGCCCCAGACACCCTGTGGTGATGGAGCGGCAAAGAGGGACATCCCAGGGTGGTGCCACCTGGGGTTGAGCCCCCAGCATGGGTCTCtctccacccccctgccatgggatgGAGCCCTGCGTGCAGTGCTGGgctcctcagcagaggaaggactgCCAGAGTGAGAGCAGAGGAGGCCACGCAGATGATccgagggatggagcacctcccacccaaggacaggatgagagttggggttctacagcctggagaagagaaggctccggggagacctacagagcagcttccagtgctgaaaggggctgcaagaaagatggggaggggctgttggtcagggagtgcagggagaggatgagaaggaacagttttcagctgaaaagggggaggtttagattagaaattaggaaggaattcttcattcTGAGGGTGGGGAGCTCCTGGgacaggttacccagagcagtgggggctgccccatccctggaggggttccaggccaggttggatggggcttggagcccctgatccagtgggaggtgtccctgcccatggcaggggtgggattggatgggctttggagtcccttccaacccatgATTCCACGAGATGGCGGGGCAAGAGATCGGTGCAGACAGCTGGCAAACCCTGCCCGCCGCAGGCAGTGGCTCCAAGCGGGTCCCCTCCTGGGATGGGAGCAGGGCTACAAACCGTGGACAAACCCCTCGCCTTTAAACTGGAGTCAGATTCCTTGCTGCTGGCTCGGGGCGCAGGAAACCGTGCCCAGGAGCAGGTGAGGAGGGACCCCGCTCTAACAGAAAGGAGACGCATGAAATTCGCTGGTTCCACTCCCCCCAGCAGGCAGCCGGGGCGTTTTTCCATCCAATGCCTTTTCCTTCGCGctccctcttatttttttcGCAGGGGAAGCAAAATTCATGGTGTGTGGCCCCATTGGCCAAGAGAAAAGCAACACCGCGCAGTCGCATCCTCCACCCGTGGCTGGTGGTGAGGCCGTGGGGGACCACGAGCCCCCGGTGGGCCGCATCCTCGTGGTGAGCACCTCCGCACCCACACTCGCCTCCCGCCCATCCGGCCTAAAGTCAGTGAGGAATCGCAGACCGGTAAGTGGGGATTGTCGGCCACGCTGTGGTGAGAAGCGGCCTCCAAAAGGCCAGCAAGCTGCCCCCCACACCTCCACCCCCAGAGCATCGCCCCGCTCGTGCGATGCCATCGCTCAGGCTTCCGTGCCGGCAGCGCGTGCCGAGGGTCGCGGGCGCCTCGCTGGCCAGGGTTGGGGTCGGCAGCCGCTCGGCGTGTCTGCGTTGGGCTGCTGTTCTCACCTCTGGAAAAtgccccctcctttccccccccccccggcagaTCTCAGCTGCCGGGAGCTGGCCGGGCTCCACGGCCGCTCGCACACTCCAGCTGAGGAGCCGGGCCACGCGGCGAATGCATTTGCGCATGGATTTCCCTCCCACTGCCGTCTGCTCCCAACGGCGCCATTCACCCCCGTTTCTCATCGCCTTCTCCTGTGCCGGTGGTGATTCGGGACCACTTGCACCTCCTTGTCCCCACTGCGGCGTGCCCAGAGCCCGGTGCCGTATCCCACTGGGATGTCTCCGCTTGAGAAGAGCGTTGGGGTCCGCAGGGATGTGCAGAAAGCCCAGGCCTGGGACAGCAGGGTGGGGATGGACTCTGAGCAGTCCCTCCTTCCACACACGTGTGCAAACCCCCATTTTCATGCTGTGTGGTCAATCTTTCCTGATTCAGAGTGGATGCAATGTTGGTTCATGGAGGTCTTCACCCATCGCTCCCCTTCGCTCCTTCCCACTCGCGTCCTGCGGAGATGCAACCGGAGGGAGGTGTCTTCTTGTCTCATGTTGGAGGAACGAGGGTAAAGAGAGAGAACAATGGGGGTGAGGCAGTGGGTTTGGGCGCTGCTAGAGAGGGGCTTTTGAAggtggtggggaaaaaagagccTGAGCTGCTGTCTCCACTGGGAAAGGAGCTTTCcgagctgctccagctgcctcGCGCTGCCCTGGCCCAGCTCCTGCTAGCACAAAGCTGCAACCCAGCACTGTCCTGACCGACACGCAGAGCTGCAAATCCAGCTTTAACCCCAGCGGAGGGAGGTCTCCATCCAGAGgtggagagaggatggggatgcagggtgGGGAGTTGGATGGGGGTTCAAAGCAAACTCCAGCAGCACCGCTGGCCCCGGCGCCTTCCCAATCCCACGTGTGGGAGCTGAGCCCTTGCCCTTATAAATTCTCCTTCGAACCATGCTGGGCACCATCCTGGAGCCAGCAACAAAGCTCATGTGGCCTTCAAAGATGGAAACCTCACGGCACTGCCAGACTCAACGGGCTGGCGGGGGAGCAGTGCGCTGTGGACGGCCACCCGGGAGAACACATCCATGGGTTCCTTCTCCCGGTCCTCCTTCCTATGACCTACCCAAAAGAAGCAGAGCCACGGGTgattcaacaacaacaaaaccaaacgAAAAACAATCTCCTTGTGCTAATGGGATTGGTTCTGTCCCTACCACGCACATTCCAGCCCGGCTCGAGGGacggcgcggggcgggggggaaagggaggctAATAAAGCCAAATTATTATTCTCTGTCTTCAAATGTCAGAGTTGAGCACGGTGCCGCTGGCTGGACCTGGCGCAGCTGCTGGGCCGTGGCGATGCCGTGCGGAGGCGAAGCGCCCTCTCGGCAGCCGGCACGGAGCGCTTGCGCGGCGCATCCAGCCCACCGCCAAGTGACAAGCATTTTCCATTCCCTGGGCTTCATTACTTCTTGGAACGCAGACCTCGCTTGCTGGGCTGTGAGGGGCTTCGCTTCCCTCCgtgtttattttccttgccGTGTGTTCTTTTGCCAGGTGAGAAGCGCAGCCAAGCTGGTCAGGGAAAGCAGGGATGTATGGTTGTGGTTTGGCCGCGCAGGTGGGAATCGAGCTCCCTCGAGCACCGACGCAGCGGCGTGGCGCAGCACCTGCTCACCTTCAGGCGCTGGAGCTATCCTATGATTTCACGGGGATGACACGTGTGCCTAACACTGCAGCACGTGCAGGGGGGATCTGCTGGATCGTGGCCTCGCATTGGTGATGAACGGTGCTGGGGACGGCCAACGCCTGCAGCTGGCGTGGGAGCCGGCTCCCGCGGGTGCCGCGTGCGTCAGCTCGCCCAGCCGTGCGTGGGAGTGGAAGGAGCCCAAGACTCGTAAAAGAAGGTGTTGAGCCTTCCTCCAAGCCAGATCCCACGTAGCTCTTCTGTCTGCTTCCCGCTcactcctgctcctcctgcttgcTCTTTGGCGCAGGGCATAGCAATTCCTACACCTCCGAGGGCGGCTGTGCGCGCACGCATGCGCTGTCGGTGTTGGGCGAGGTGGCACCGCTGCTCTGTGGGGTGGGTAATGCTGCCCTCGGGGTGGGAGCCCCGCCAAAAAGCCAGGttgtctccatccctgcaggcagGGAATGCTGTTCAGCCCGTGCGTTGTGCAGGAGCCTCGGCAGCTCCGAAGGGACCTTGGCTGGGGACCTGCAGGGCTGGTCTGCAccccaggttggatgggaaaCTACAGACCTCATCCTGCCCAGGGCTCCGGTGCCACTGTGTCACTGGAAGTCCCCTGTGCTGGTGGCTGGTCTTGACCATGGAGTCATCTGTGGTGGCAACTGCCAGAGGTAGTCCTCAAggtgggaaggagagagcaTCTCACCTCCACCATCCTCCCAGGAGAGATTGGTAATGTCTTGG is part of the Cuculus canorus isolate bCucCan1 chromosome 27, bCucCan1.pri, whole genome shotgun sequence genome and harbors:
- the TMEM59L gene encoding transmembrane protein 59-like isoform X1, giving the protein MAAPRPPAPLALALALLATATAAAAAAAATTTDPFSPQLGGTAGCRGDCGRSLGRPTADAVLNACYRGCRLFSICHFVDASAELNTTRTECEAACAEAYSNAEERFGCVMGCRKQLPEVESSKEKSPELKVPSFSMFDLVSTFCNDIVSSAQSFISSTWTFYLQADDGKVVVFQSQPEMEYLVPEAQEMQPEQPPRPGPGSSPRVPQPHTDPRVMGDKPPAKEPRGKAKAQNADPPQAEHDFLGCMSKWGAVGCYRRSGLPRWILAACLFLSIMVMLWLSCASLVTAPEQHVKTQPLSINGDKEYLEDLDGSGTFPLPPVITVTLCPGGEDAGPLPLKVDLDKTVL
- the TMEM59L gene encoding transmembrane protein 59-like isoform X2 — encoded protein: MAAPRPPAPLALALALLATATAAAAAAAATTTDPFSPQLGGTAGCRGDCGRSLGRPTADAVLNACYRGCRLFSICHFVDASAELNTTRTECEAACAEAYSNAEERFGCVMGCRKQLPEVESSKEKSPELKVPSFSMFDLVSTFCNDIVSSAQSFISSTWTFYLQADDGKVVVFQSQPEMEYLVPEAQEMQPEQPPRPGPGSSPRVPQPHTDPRVMGDKPPAKEPRGKAKAQNADPPQAEHDFLGCMSKRSGLPRWILAACLFLSIMVMLWLSCASLVTAPEQHVKTQPLSINGDKEYLEDLDGSGTFPLPPVITVTLCPGGEDAGPLPLKVDLDKTVL